A window from Balaenoptera musculus isolate JJ_BM4_2016_0621 chromosome 8, mBalMus1.pri.v3, whole genome shotgun sequence encodes these proteins:
- the LOC118899353 gene encoding cytochrome c oxidase assembly factor 4 homolog, mitochondrial has protein sequence MSAQGHTWSRQVKKEDEEEDPLDQMISRSGCAASHYAVQECMAQHQDWRQCQPQVQAFRDCMSEQQARRREELQRRKEQSSAHR, from the coding sequence ATGTCAGCTCAAGGCCATACCTGGTCCCGACAGGTgaagaaagaagatgaagaagaggacCCACTGGACCAGATGATCTCCCGCTCTGGctgtgctgcttcccactatgCAGTGCAGGAGTGCATGGCCCAGCACCAGGACTGGCGACAGTGCCAGCCACAGGTGCAGGCCTTTAGGGACTGCATGAGTGAACAGCAGGCAAGGCGACGGGAGGAgctgcagaggaggaaagagcaAAGCAGTGCCCACCGCTGA